Proteins from a single region of Catenulispora acidiphila DSM 44928:
- a CDS encoding thioesterase II family protein — MPPAWLGAAATTGRAPVRLLCFAHAGGGAAFFHAWRQALLPDIDVCPVILPGREARLRERPHTRTADLIPALVAALEPFLDRPYALFGHSMGAMLAYETARALDADPLQSSLRSPLRPPLCLIASGRRAPQLPARRQPLHALPEPEFLNAVTQLGGMPEEVLVQPDVYRLFLPALRADFELNETYEHTPGPPLRFPVSALVGDTDPEVDVEEMAAWRHTTSGAFTLRVFRGGHFYHRGRPAEVLAAIRSDVAKAAAAIGASAQS, encoded by the coding sequence ATGCCCCCCGCCTGGCTCGGCGCCGCCGCGACCACCGGCCGCGCCCCCGTCCGCCTCCTGTGCTTCGCCCACGCCGGCGGCGGCGCCGCGTTCTTCCACGCCTGGCGCCAAGCCCTGCTCCCCGACATCGACGTCTGCCCCGTCATCCTCCCCGGCCGCGAGGCACGCCTGCGCGAGCGCCCCCACACCCGCACCGCCGACCTGATCCCCGCCCTCGTAGCCGCCCTCGAACCGTTCCTGGACCGCCCCTACGCCCTGTTCGGCCACAGCATGGGCGCCATGCTCGCCTACGAAACCGCCCGCGCCCTGGACGCCGACCCGCTTCAGTCATCGCTGCGCTCACCCCTGCGACCACCGCTGTGCCTGATCGCCTCAGGCCGCCGCGCACCCCAACTACCGGCACGCCGGCAACCGCTGCACGCACTCCCCGAACCAGAGTTCCTGAACGCGGTGACCCAGCTCGGCGGCATGCCCGAAGAAGTCCTGGTCCAGCCCGACGTCTACCGCCTCTTCCTCCCCGCCCTGCGCGCCGACTTCGAACTCAACGAGACCTACGAGCACACCCCCGGCCCACCCCTGCGCTTCCCCGTCTCGGCGCTCGTCGGCGACACAGACCCCGAAGTCGACGTCGAGGAGATGGCGGCGTGGCGCCACACCACCTCCGGCGCCTTCACCCTGCGCGTCTTCCGCGGCGGCCACTTCTACCACCGCGGACGCCCCGCCGAGGTCCTCGCCGCCATCCGCTCAGACGTCGCCAAGGCCGCCGCAGCGATAGGTGCATCCGCTCAATCGTGA
- a CDS encoding DUF6039 family protein, whose protein sequence is MTMTADSTDSSRSDRPTAQTAPTSPTATAPIVQAQQQTGLPPEQLLHSGNAGMIIYRVGQLEYEFAREGRGYSVDLLKYVNDNQVGIATTFAYEEVFGVRDRMHWLIHMRSPNQYGELLEMVDHDEKFQDISVVDRLPEKGHGNWEKMFTPRSFAERILVPQHGLHLRHGEAEGDGDATEAQNFAPSARHQSAQPFDVQLNSANAGAVVLREADVKYEYRKEGRLFGFDWQEYVNRELAGRVTILLYEETFGRQDHIYWLIHLRSLDDWQALADLERTDGIQKEIYAKPRLHESKGGGTWDQLFVSTSIRDTLMLPYRTSDVAAS, encoded by the coding sequence ATGACGATGACAGCCGATAGCACTGATTCGTCCCGATCTGACCGGCCGACCGCGCAGACCGCGCCGACATCGCCGACTGCGACAGCGCCGATAGTCCAGGCCCAGCAGCAGACCGGCCTCCCGCCCGAGCAGCTCCTGCACTCCGGCAACGCCGGCATGATCATCTACCGCGTCGGCCAGCTCGAGTACGAGTTCGCCCGCGAAGGCCGCGGCTACAGCGTCGATCTGCTGAAGTACGTGAACGACAACCAGGTCGGCATCGCGACCACCTTCGCCTACGAGGAAGTGTTCGGCGTCCGCGACCGGATGCACTGGCTCATCCACATGCGCTCCCCGAACCAGTACGGCGAGCTGCTGGAGATGGTCGACCACGACGAGAAGTTCCAGGACATCTCCGTCGTCGACCGCCTCCCGGAGAAGGGCCACGGCAACTGGGAGAAGATGTTCACCCCGCGCAGCTTCGCCGAGCGGATCCTCGTCCCACAGCACGGCCTGCACCTGCGCCACGGCGAAGCCGAGGGCGACGGCGACGCCACCGAGGCGCAGAACTTCGCCCCCTCGGCACGCCATCAAAGCGCCCAGCCCTTCGACGTCCAGCTGAACTCCGCGAACGCCGGCGCCGTGGTCCTGCGCGAGGCAGACGTGAAATACGAGTACCGCAAAGAGGGCCGGCTGTTCGGGTTCGACTGGCAGGAGTACGTCAACCGCGAGCTGGCCGGCCGCGTCACGATCCTGCTCTACGAAGAGACCTTCGGCCGCCAGGACCACATCTACTGGCTGATCCACCTGCGCAGCCTCGACGACTGGCAGGCGCTGGCCGACCTGGAGCGCACCGACGGCATCCAGAAGGAGATCTACGCCAAGCCCCGCCTACACGAGTCCAAGGGCGGCGGCACCTGGGACCAGCTGTTCGTGTCCACCAGCATCCGAGACACCCTGATGCTGCCGTACCGCACATCCGACGTCGCAGCATCCTGA